The Acanthochromis polyacanthus isolate Apoly-LR-REF ecotype Palm Island chromosome 5, KAUST_Apoly_ChrSc, whole genome shotgun sequence genome includes a window with the following:
- the LOC110961972 gene encoding uncharacterized protein LOC110961972 isoform X2: protein MDGVLEGAAVLCACKLACSLLFLPSLAASYSPVSFCCCCLLIFTDFLVTVFLTFLCLFESWLTELTTLGDVIALRFLLFLSHTYGAVLLLTTPLIAVETLVRLLLPQRTVSQTVGSDGQRCDAGKVNVEEEDSSDEDRRLSHVVGYLCCLSVWVTVAFNVRWRWKLEEAWAVACVHATDSLVSCLPNLFSPMPLSVSPCWVAAFLFLLLILLSSSSTGLHRGHQAERTHKEKHGVDNKDDCNLIPASSAPFKPVNPGTSLSQPAQRVDPEKTESSCTVHRAYSWNSVQMSARHHGDFVLISPGCLSGGQEQGRTKRGASMTFITEEHVDSQHGSRCGWRRWGFPCLGVNVMIGFVSVLSIFVLPLNLSVNILLIRTTEALLELFIKSLVSSAASTRDTSASHNETLV from the exons ATGGATGGTGTGTTGGAAGGAGCAGCGGTGTTGTGTGCATGTAAACTGGCCTGCAGTCTTCTGTTCCTGCCCTCTCTGGCTGCCTCCTACAGTCCCGtcagcttctgctgctgctgcctcctgatCTTCACTGACTTCTTGGTCACAG TTTTTCTGACTTTCCTTTGCCTCTTTGAGTCCTGGCTGACTGAACTGACCACACTGGGGGATGTCATCGCCCTGCGCTTCCTGCTCTTTCTCAGCCACACCTACGGAGCCGTGCTGCTCCTGACCACACCGCTGATTGCTGTGGAGACTCTGGTCAGACTGCTGTTGCCTCAGAGGACGGTGAGTCAGACGGTGGGCTCTGACGGGCAGCGCTGTGATGCTGGAAAGGTAAACGTGGAGGAAGAGGACAGCTCAGATGAAGACAGAAGGCTGTCTCATGTTGTCGGCTACCTCTGCTGCCTGTCAGTGTGGGTCACCGTCGCCTTCAATGTCAGGTGGCGATGGAAGCTGGAGGAAGCGTGGGCTGTAGCCTGTGTGCACGCAACCGACTCCCTTGTCAGCTGTCTGCCCAACCTGTTCAGCCCCATGCCCTTATCTGTGAGCCCCTGCTGGGTCGCggccttcctcttcctcctcctcatcctcctgagcagcagcagcacaggccTGCATAGAGGACATCAGGCGGAGAGGACACACAAAGAGAAGCATGGAGTTGACAATAAAGATGACTGCAACCTCATTCCAGCGTCATCTGCACCCTTCAAGCCTGTGAATCCTGGGACGTCGCTGTCACAGCCGGCACAGCGTGTTGACCCAGAGAAAACAGAGAGCAGCTGCACCGTTCACAGAGCGTATTCCTGGAACAGCGTGCAGATGTCGGCGCGTCACCATGGAGACTTTGTCCTCATCTCCCCCGGGTGTTTGTCTGGAGGACAGGAGCAGGGGAGGACAAAGAGAGGTGCATCCATGACATTTATCACAGAGGAACATGTGGACTCGCAACACGGGAGCCGGTGTGGGTGGCGGCGGTGGGGTTTTCCCTGCCTGGGGGTGAATGTAATGATAGGGTTCGTGAGTGTGCTCTCCATTTTTGTGCTGCCTCTCAACCTCAGCGTGAATATTCTTCTGATCAGGACTACAGAGGCTCTGCTGGAGCTGTTCATCAAGTCTTTGGTTTCATCTGCAGCGAGCACAAGAGACACATCAGCCTCTCACAATGAAACACTTGTTTGA
- the LOC110961972 gene encoding uncharacterized protein LOC110961972 isoform X1, producing the protein MVTRVCCCVAAMDGVLEGAAVLCACKLACSLLFLPSLAASYSPVSFCCCCLLIFTDFLVTVFLTFLCLFESWLTELTTLGDVIALRFLLFLSHTYGAVLLLTTPLIAVETLVRLLLPQRTVSQTVGSDGQRCDAGKVNVEEEDSSDEDRRLSHVVGYLCCLSVWVTVAFNVRWRWKLEEAWAVACVHATDSLVSCLPNLFSPMPLSVSPCWVAAFLFLLLILLSSSSTGLHRGHQAERTHKEKHGVDNKDDCNLIPASSAPFKPVNPGTSLSQPAQRVDPEKTESSCTVHRAYSWNSVQMSARHHGDFVLISPGCLSGGQEQGRTKRGASMTFITEEHVDSQHGSRCGWRRWGFPCLGVNVMIGFVSVLSIFVLPLNLSVNILLIRTTEALLELFIKSLVSSAASTRDTSASHNETLV; encoded by the exons ATGGTGACccgtgtgtgttgttgtgttgcagcCATGGATGGTGTGTTGGAAGGAGCAGCGGTGTTGTGTGCATGTAAACTGGCCTGCAGTCTTCTGTTCCTGCCCTCTCTGGCTGCCTCCTACAGTCCCGtcagcttctgctgctgctgcctcctgatCTTCACTGACTTCTTGGTCACAG TTTTTCTGACTTTCCTTTGCCTCTTTGAGTCCTGGCTGACTGAACTGACCACACTGGGGGATGTCATCGCCCTGCGCTTCCTGCTCTTTCTCAGCCACACCTACGGAGCCGTGCTGCTCCTGACCACACCGCTGATTGCTGTGGAGACTCTGGTCAGACTGCTGTTGCCTCAGAGGACGGTGAGTCAGACGGTGGGCTCTGACGGGCAGCGCTGTGATGCTGGAAAGGTAAACGTGGAGGAAGAGGACAGCTCAGATGAAGACAGAAGGCTGTCTCATGTTGTCGGCTACCTCTGCTGCCTGTCAGTGTGGGTCACCGTCGCCTTCAATGTCAGGTGGCGATGGAAGCTGGAGGAAGCGTGGGCTGTAGCCTGTGTGCACGCAACCGACTCCCTTGTCAGCTGTCTGCCCAACCTGTTCAGCCCCATGCCCTTATCTGTGAGCCCCTGCTGGGTCGCggccttcctcttcctcctcctcatcctcctgagcagcagcagcacaggccTGCATAGAGGACATCAGGCGGAGAGGACACACAAAGAGAAGCATGGAGTTGACAATAAAGATGACTGCAACCTCATTCCAGCGTCATCTGCACCCTTCAAGCCTGTGAATCCTGGGACGTCGCTGTCACAGCCGGCACAGCGTGTTGACCCAGAGAAAACAGAGAGCAGCTGCACCGTTCACAGAGCGTATTCCTGGAACAGCGTGCAGATGTCGGCGCGTCACCATGGAGACTTTGTCCTCATCTCCCCCGGGTGTTTGTCTGGAGGACAGGAGCAGGGGAGGACAAAGAGAGGTGCATCCATGACATTTATCACAGAGGAACATGTGGACTCGCAACACGGGAGCCGGTGTGGGTGGCGGCGGTGGGGTTTTCCCTGCCTGGGGGTGAATGTAATGATAGGGTTCGTGAGTGTGCTCTCCATTTTTGTGCTGCCTCTCAACCTCAGCGTGAATATTCTTCTGATCAGGACTACAGAGGCTCTGCTGGAGCTGTTCATCAAGTCTTTGGTTTCATCTGCAGCGAGCACAAGAGACACATCAGCCTCTCACAATGAAACACTTGTTTGA
- the znf362a gene encoding zinc finger protein 362a isoform X1 has product MAEPRFNNPYFWPPPPAMPGQLDNLVLINKIKEQLMAEKIRSPHLPPASTPSQQPLLAPPSQTEGGQHGMSKAQQMQVLHSHSPSQPDIALHARPASSSVTGRILGDVNLNLDDKAAIKARGLWEDWHLRQLIDHPSRTNHVSGVALASRTGNLNTSEIITPTTPTSSSHSRLGGAPTPHLISGLACSHGMEHGKNNGGLVGLLGPPPKEERGRKKIKAENGSSLLVVPYPILASGNDQSCVTITAKEGKTYRCKICPLTFFSKSDMQIHSKTHTEAKAHKCPHCTKSFANASYLAQHLRIHLGVKPYRCSYCEKCFRQLSHLQQHTRIHTGDRPYKCAHPGCEKAFTQLSNLQSHQRQHNKDKPFKCSNCYRAYSDSASLQIHLSAHAIKNAKAYCCSMCGRAYTSETYLMKHMSKHAVVEHVVSHHSPQHRTESPAIPIRISLI; this is encoded by the exons ATGGCTGAACCTCGCTTTAACAATCCCTATTTTTGGCCTCCACCTCCTGCAATGCCCGGCCAG CTGGATAACCTAGTCTTGATCAATAAAATCAAGGAGCAGCTGATGGCCGAGAAGATCAGATCGCCACATCTGCCCCCTGCTTCAACCCCTTCCCAGCAGCCCTTGCTGGCTCCTCCGAGTCAGACAGAAGGCGGCCAACACGGGATGTCCAAAGCTCAGCAGATGCAGGTTCTCCACAGCCACAGCCCGTCTCAGCCCGACATCGCCCTGCACGCCCGCCCCGCCTCCAGCTCCGTCACAG GTCGTATTCTGGGAGATGTAAACTTGAATCTGGATGATAAGGCAGCTATAAAAGCCAGAGGATTATGGGAAGACTGGCATCTGCGTCAACTCATAGATCATCCTTCCAGGACAAACCACGTCTCAG GTGTGGCGTTGGCGTCCAGAACAGGCAACCTCAACACCTCAGAGATCATCACCCCCACCACGCCCACCTCGAGCAGCCACAGCCGCCTGGGTGGAGCTCCCACCCCGCACCTCATCTCAGGGTTAGCCTGCAGTCACGGGATGGAGCACGGGAAGAACAACGGGGGCCTCGTGGGGCTCCTCGGCCCTCCTCCCAAAGAGGAGCGAGGGCGTAAGAAGATCAAGGCGGAGAACGGATCCTCTCTTTTGGTGGTTCCCTACCCGATCCTCGCCTCAGGCAACGACCAGTCCTGCGTCACCATTACCGCAAAAGAGGGGAAAACCTACAG GTGTAAAATTTGTCCGCTGACCTTCTTCTCCAAGTCAGACATGCAGATTCACTCCAAAACGCACACAGAGGCGAAGGCTCACAAGTGTCCTCACTGCACCAAGTCCTTTGCAAACGCGTCCTACCTGGCCCAGCACCTGCGCATACACCTGGGCGTCAAACCCTACCGCTGTTCCTACTGTGAGAAATGTTTTCGCCAGCTCTCccacctgcagcagcacacCAG aaTCCACACAGGCGATCGACCGTATAAATGCGCCCATCCAGGATGTGAAAAAGCTTTTACTCAACTTTCTAATCTGCAG TCTCACCAGAGGCAGCACAACAAAGACAAGCCCTTCAAATGCTCCAACTGCTACCGTGCCTACTCAGACTCTGCCTCGCTGCAGATCCACCTGTCTGCACACGCCATCAAAAACGCCAAGGCCTACTGCTGCAGCATGTGCGGCCGGGCGTACACCTCA GAGACGTACCTTATGAAGCACATGTCTAAACACGCGGTGGTGGAACACGTCGTGTCCCATCACTCCCCTCAGCACAGGACAGAGTCTCCCGCCATCCCTATACGGATCTCCCTCATCTGA
- the znf362a gene encoding zinc finger protein 362a isoform X2 has protein sequence MAEPRFNNPYFWPPPPAMPGQEQLMAEKIRSPHLPPASTPSQQPLLAPPSQTEGGQHGMSKAQQMQVLHSHSPSQPDIALHARPASSSVTGRILGDVNLNLDDKAAIKARGLWEDWHLRQLIDHPSRTNHVSGVALASRTGNLNTSEIITPTTPTSSSHSRLGGAPTPHLISGLACSHGMEHGKNNGGLVGLLGPPPKEERGRKKIKAENGSSLLVVPYPILASGNDQSCVTITAKEGKTYRCKICPLTFFSKSDMQIHSKTHTEAKAHKCPHCTKSFANASYLAQHLRIHLGVKPYRCSYCEKCFRQLSHLQQHTRIHTGDRPYKCAHPGCEKAFTQLSNLQSHQRQHNKDKPFKCSNCYRAYSDSASLQIHLSAHAIKNAKAYCCSMCGRAYTSETYLMKHMSKHAVVEHVVSHHSPQHRTESPAIPIRISLI, from the exons ATGGCTGAACCTCGCTTTAACAATCCCTATTTTTGGCCTCCACCTCCTGCAATGCCCGGCCAG GAGCAGCTGATGGCCGAGAAGATCAGATCGCCACATCTGCCCCCTGCTTCAACCCCTTCCCAGCAGCCCTTGCTGGCTCCTCCGAGTCAGACAGAAGGCGGCCAACACGGGATGTCCAAAGCTCAGCAGATGCAGGTTCTCCACAGCCACAGCCCGTCTCAGCCCGACATCGCCCTGCACGCCCGCCCCGCCTCCAGCTCCGTCACAG GTCGTATTCTGGGAGATGTAAACTTGAATCTGGATGATAAGGCAGCTATAAAAGCCAGAGGATTATGGGAAGACTGGCATCTGCGTCAACTCATAGATCATCCTTCCAGGACAAACCACGTCTCAG GTGTGGCGTTGGCGTCCAGAACAGGCAACCTCAACACCTCAGAGATCATCACCCCCACCACGCCCACCTCGAGCAGCCACAGCCGCCTGGGTGGAGCTCCCACCCCGCACCTCATCTCAGGGTTAGCCTGCAGTCACGGGATGGAGCACGGGAAGAACAACGGGGGCCTCGTGGGGCTCCTCGGCCCTCCTCCCAAAGAGGAGCGAGGGCGTAAGAAGATCAAGGCGGAGAACGGATCCTCTCTTTTGGTGGTTCCCTACCCGATCCTCGCCTCAGGCAACGACCAGTCCTGCGTCACCATTACCGCAAAAGAGGGGAAAACCTACAG GTGTAAAATTTGTCCGCTGACCTTCTTCTCCAAGTCAGACATGCAGATTCACTCCAAAACGCACACAGAGGCGAAGGCTCACAAGTGTCCTCACTGCACCAAGTCCTTTGCAAACGCGTCCTACCTGGCCCAGCACCTGCGCATACACCTGGGCGTCAAACCCTACCGCTGTTCCTACTGTGAGAAATGTTTTCGCCAGCTCTCccacctgcagcagcacacCAG aaTCCACACAGGCGATCGACCGTATAAATGCGCCCATCCAGGATGTGAAAAAGCTTTTACTCAACTTTCTAATCTGCAG TCTCACCAGAGGCAGCACAACAAAGACAAGCCCTTCAAATGCTCCAACTGCTACCGTGCCTACTCAGACTCTGCCTCGCTGCAGATCCACCTGTCTGCACACGCCATCAAAAACGCCAAGGCCTACTGCTGCAGCATGTGCGGCCGGGCGTACACCTCA GAGACGTACCTTATGAAGCACATGTCTAAACACGCGGTGGTGGAACACGTCGTGTCCCATCACTCCCCTCAGCACAGGACAGAGTCTCCCGCCATCCCTATACGGATCTCCCTCATCTGA